The Candidatus Zixiibacteriota bacterium genome includes a region encoding these proteins:
- a CDS encoding LptF/LptG family permease has protein sequence MLKVVDRYLLRHFIAALLLVAFAFGILIVIINMIEELRDFIDNRVPLLEVVTYYAYFAGWILKSFLPVFVLLAALISIGILARRNEILAMKTSGLSLYRIAAPLLIFSFLLSLGHIYYNEFIFPEPNKRRVEMKEYTIKKRPRDSRETSRNIYRQVSKDLFFIINTYNVAAREGAEIKLYRSVENRLTEFITAKKIRYTENNWMLYDGVRRVFGDSSEAYFTFDSLSAAYIQDKPSDFEVPLGKPEDMGYRELERYIGLMKRTGGPYRRELVDLKIKLAFPFSSFIVILICVPIASNPKRGGIAVSFALGAGIALLYFVAFKLTQSFGYNEKLSPDVAAWSINAAFFLVGLVILFTSKK, from the coding sequence ATGCTCAAAGTCGTTGACCGCTATCTCCTCCGTCATTTTATTGCCGCCCTGCTGTTAGTTGCTTTTGCTTTCGGCATTCTGATTGTCATTATCAATATGATTGAGGAACTGCGCGATTTTATCGACAACCGGGTGCCGCTGCTGGAAGTTGTCACCTATTACGCCTACTTTGCCGGTTGGATTCTCAAGTCGTTCCTTCCTGTTTTTGTACTGCTGGCGGCGCTGATTTCCATCGGAATTCTGGCTCGCCGCAACGAGATTCTGGCAATGAAGACCAGCGGCTTGTCGCTCTATCGCATTGCGGCGCCGCTTCTCATATTCTCTTTTCTTCTGAGTCTTGGGCATATCTATTATAACGAGTTTATCTTCCCCGAGCCGAATAAGAGACGGGTGGAGATGAAAGAATACACCATCAAAAAACGCCCCCGCGATTCGCGCGAAACCTCCCGCAACATTTATCGTCAAGTCAGCAAGGACCTTTTTTTCATCATTAATACTTATAATGTCGCCGCCCGTGAAGGTGCTGAAATCAAACTGTACCGCTCGGTTGAAAACCGGCTGACGGAATTTATCACCGCCAAAAAAATCCGATATACTGAGAATAACTGGATGCTTTATGACGGCGTCCGAAGAGTCTTTGGCGACAGTTCGGAAGCGTATTTTACCTTCGATTCGCTCTCGGCCGCCTACATTCAGGATAAACCGTCCGATTTCGAGGTGCCGCTGGGAAAACCGGAAGATATGGGGTACCGGGAACTGGAGCGGTATATAGGATTAATGAAACGGACCGGCGGACCGTATCGGCGCGAACTGGTCGACCTTAAAATCAAGCTGGCCTTTCCTTTTTCATCGTTTATAGTCATCTTAATATGTGTCCCGATTGCCTCTAATCCGAAACGGGGGGGAATCGCCGTCTCTTTTGCCCTGGGCGCCGGTATTGCCCTTCTTTACTTTGTTGCCTTCAAGTTGACACAATCTTTCGGCTACAACGAGAAACTCTCCCCCGATGTCGCGGCATGGAGCATCAATGCCGCTTTCTTCCTCGTCGGGCTGGTAATACTGTTTACATCGAAAAAATAG
- the ptsP gene encoding phosphoenolpyruvate--protein phosphotransferase, whose protein sequence is MTIQKKSLLLKGIPASGGFAFGEARIIFKWVQSIEEHLIPESQVDDEIEKLDNAVDETLVELEKWRKSAGQKIGGPVAKIFDSQMMIASDREFLKRVKEEIKSDRKNAEYVYSRLIEETVSPLRVSPDPYMRQMVYDIEAVSQRIINHLAGLGEHQEAVFPPDCVFVAKEFTPGEVLSLYERKAAAIVTTGGSAVTHMALIARSLLIPTVVGVEQAHLKIKSGDRVVVDGDEGIVRVNLPAEEWSELRRRKAKLTGRHIERLQKLPQFPPRTADNKEIELAANIDLPGPIDDILASKKIGVGLYRTEFLYLQNGKFPSEDQQFEVYDRVAARYHPKAVVIRTFDLGSDKYFSDDRQLKESNPALGWRGIRAALDMPKIFRDQLRAILRASKRGNIRILLPMIADIAELRKAMSLLRRSMVELRKEKIPFDQEIQVGVMIEVPSAAVAAEALAERVSFFSIGSNDLTQYTLAADRDNERLVKIFNPLHPAVLRLIKMSIDAARNHNIPIAVCGEMSGDPLNIPLLIGMGINQLSMNPSRLFNACQIVSKMRCDDAVRLADEVLKLKNLKEVEGRLLDYNMSLQ, encoded by the coding sequence ATGACGATTCAGAAAAAGAGCTTATTGCTAAAAGGAATTCCGGCCTCCGGGGGCTTCGCTTTCGGAGAAGCCCGCATTATATTTAAATGGGTGCAGTCAATCGAGGAACATCTGATACCGGAATCGCAAGTAGATGATGAAATCGAGAAACTGGATAACGCTGTCGATGAGACCCTGGTGGAATTGGAGAAATGGCGTAAGTCAGCCGGGCAGAAAATAGGCGGGCCGGTCGCCAAAATTTTTGATTCGCAGATGATGATTGCCTCCGACCGGGAATTCCTGAAGCGAGTGAAAGAAGAAATCAAGTCCGACCGGAAAAACGCCGAGTATGTTTACAGCCGCCTGATTGAAGAAACTGTCTCTCCTCTTCGGGTTTCGCCTGACCCGTATATGCGTCAGATGGTTTATGATATCGAAGCGGTGTCGCAGCGGATAATCAATCATCTTGCCGGACTGGGGGAACATCAGGAGGCGGTCTTTCCGCCCGACTGCGTATTTGTCGCCAAAGAATTCACGCCGGGCGAGGTGCTCTCGCTCTATGAAAGGAAAGCGGCGGCGATAGTAACCACAGGCGGCAGCGCCGTAACGCATATGGCTTTGATTGCCCGCTCGCTTCTGATACCGACAGTGGTGGGCGTTGAGCAGGCGCATCTAAAGATAAAATCAGGAGACCGGGTGGTGGTTGACGGGGATGAGGGGATAGTCCGGGTCAATCTGCCGGCGGAGGAATGGAGCGAGTTGCGCCGCCGGAAAGCGAAGCTGACCGGACGGCATATCGAGCGGCTGCAGAAACTTCCCCAGTTTCCGCCTCGCACCGCCGACAATAAAGAGATAGAGCTTGCTGCCAATATCGACCTTCCCGGTCCAATTGATGACATTCTGGCGTCGAAAAAAATCGGAGTCGGCTTATATCGCACCGAATTTCTCTACCTTCAGAACGGCAAATTTCCCTCCGAAGACCAGCAGTTTGAAGTTTATGACCGGGTCGCGGCGCGGTATCATCCTAAGGCGGTAGTGATTCGGACGTTCGATCTTGGCTCCGATAAGTATTTTTCTGATGACCGTCAGTTAAAAGAGAGCAATCCGGCTCTGGGCTGGCGCGGGATTAGAGCGGCGCTGGATATGCCAAAGATTTTCCGCGACCAGTTGCGGGCTATATTGAGGGCATCGAAACGGGGCAATATCAGGATTCTTCTGCCGATGATAGCCGACATCGCCGAACTGCGCAAAGCGATGAGTCTTCTGCGGCGCTCCATGGTGGAGCTGCGCAAGGAGAAAATACCGTTTGACCAGGAAATCCAGGTGGGAGTGATGATTGAGGTGCCATCGGCGGCGGTGGCGGCCGAAGCTCTTGCCGAGAGAGTATCTTTCTTTTCAATCGGCTCCAATGACCTGACCCAGTACACTCTTGCCGCCGACCGCGACAATGAGCGCCTGGTCAAGATATTCAATCCCCTCCATCCGGCGGTTCTGCGGCTCATTAAGATGTCTATCGACGCCGCCCGGAATCATAATATTCCAATTGCCGTCTGCGGCGAAATGTCGGGCGACCCGCTCAATATCCCGCTTTTAATCGGGATGGGGATTAATCAATTGTCGATGAATCCTTCCCGCCTATTCAACGCCTGCCAGATAGTTTCCAAGATGCGCTGCGATGACGCCGTCCGGCTGGCGGATGAAGTCCTCAAACTGAAAAATCTGAAGGAAGTCGAAGGACGACTTCTCGATTATAATATGTCCTTACAATAA
- a CDS encoding penicillin-binding protein activator LpoB — protein MKKILLVLLLAVLVAGCGSSKKVYRIEPGTVTDLSGKWNDTDARLVAEEMIRDCVSRPWLTEFAAAKGTKPVVTVGTIRNNSSEHIDTEVFTTDFERELINSGQVRFVASRDQKQEIREERFDQQEFASPETMKQIRAETGADFILLGGIKSIVDEVEGVRVVFYQTDLEMVNIETMEKVWIGTKKIKKEISRSKTKW, from the coding sequence GTGAAAAAGATTCTCTTAGTCCTCCTGTTGGCAGTACTGGTGGCGGGATGCGGCTCCTCTAAAAAGGTCTATCGCATCGAGCCGGGGACAGTTACCGACCTGAGCGGGAAATGGAATGATACTGATGCCCGTCTGGTTGCCGAGGAGATGATTCGCGATTGTGTGTCGCGCCCCTGGCTGACCGAATTTGCGGCGGCAAAAGGAACCAAGCCGGTGGTGACCGTCGGCACCATTCGCAACAACAGCAGCGAGCATATCGATACGGAAGTCTTCACCACTGATTTTGAGAGAGAGTTAATCAACAGCGGTCAGGTTCGGTTTGTCGCCAGCCGCGACCAGAAACAGGAAATTCGCGAGGAACGTTTTGACCAGCAGGAATTTGCCTCTCCGGAGACAATGAAACAGATTCGCGCCGAGACCGGCGCCGATTTCATTCTTCTCGGCGGTATTAAGAGCATCGTCGATGAAGTCGAGGGCGTTCGGGTTGTCTTCTACCAGACCGACCTGGAGATGGTCAATATCGAGACCATGGAAAAAGTCTGGATTGGCACTAAGAAAATCAAGAAAGAGATTTCACGCAGCAAAACCAAGTGGTAA
- a CDS encoding HPr family phosphocarrier protein, with amino-acid sequence MVQQSVRIVNRLGMHARPSAMFVSHASKYKSDVFVEKQGLKVNGKSIMGVMMLAAEQGSELIIYTEGEDEQSALEDLVNLVNSGFGDLKDL; translated from the coding sequence ATGGTGCAGCAGTCGGTAAGAATTGTCAATCGCCTGGGGATGCATGCGCGCCCCTCGGCTATGTTTGTCAGCCATGCCTCCAAATATAAATCGGATGTTTTTGTCGAAAAACAGGGGTTGAAGGTGAACGGCAAATCGATTATGGGGGTGATGATGTTGGCCGCCGAGCAGGGCAGCGAATTGATTATCTATACCGAGGGGGAAGATGAGCAGAGCGCGCTGGAAGACCTGGTCAATCTGGTCAACTCCGGATTTGGCGACCTCAAGGATTTATAA
- a CDS encoding LptF/LptG family permease, whose protein sequence is MIKILNRYILIEHIPPFFFSVFIITFVLVLETIPKIVEMVIDKNISAGVVFELIFLNLAWMIALSVPMAVLVATLLAFGRLTSDSEIIAIKTSGINLIRVLTPLMIAAALLTAAMIEFNDKVLPDWNHRARVLTGDIRSMRPTLTFRPGVFITDVSGYIILINKINHTTSEVEGVRITDSKDPRQPRLIVAESGLMKFIDNGQTVQFTLYNGELHMLDAREPSNYRKVDFKEQVINVGGVGSELRRSESTFRTDREMNIAQMKEVVVRADSAIMPFRQRTEKSIENKLSFLFSDSLKYPYDSTLTDSAALTLLKVDMQSLYLKLKREGEQINEQKKTVHKYQIEIYKKYSIPAASFAFILIGAPLGILSRRGGMGVAVTISLLLFTVYWAFLIGGEDLSDRGYISPFWAMWSANILVGGIGLYLLIKVITERPLFAFFRR, encoded by the coding sequence ATGATTAAAATCCTGAATCGGTATATCCTGATCGAGCATATCCCGCCCTTCTTCTTTTCGGTCTTCATTATTACGTTTGTTCTGGTGCTGGAAACCATTCCCAAGATTGTGGAAATGGTCATTGATAAGAATATATCGGCCGGGGTGGTGTTTGAGTTGATTTTTCTCAACCTTGCCTGGATGATTGCCCTTTCGGTGCCAATGGCAGTGCTGGTGGCGACGCTTCTGGCTTTCGGGCGGCTCACTTCCGATTCAGAAATCATCGCTATTAAGACCTCCGGCATAAATTTAATACGGGTTCTCACGCCGCTCATGATTGCGGCGGCGCTTCTGACCGCCGCCATGATTGAATTTAACGACAAAGTCCTGCCTGACTGGAATCACCGGGCACGGGTGCTGACCGGCGACATCCGCTCCATGCGCCCCACCCTGACCTTCAGACCGGGCGTCTTCATCACCGATGTCTCCGGGTACATTATTCTCATTAACAAGATAAACCACACCACTTCCGAAGTCGAAGGGGTGCGCATCACCGACTCCAAAGACCCCCGGCAGCCGCGCCTTATTGTGGCTGAATCGGGATTAATGAAATTCATCGACAACGGGCAGACTGTGCAATTCACGCTTTACAACGGCGAACTGCATATGCTGGATGCCCGCGAACCCTCCAATTACCGCAAGGTCGATTTCAAAGAGCAGGTGATTAATGTCGGCGGGGTAGGCTCAGAACTGCGCCGGTCGGAATCGACCTTCCGCACCGACCGGGAGATGAATATTGCTCAGATGAAGGAAGTGGTAGTGAGGGCTGACAGCGCCATTATGCCCTTTCGTCAGCGAACCGAGAAAAGCATTGAGAATAAGTTGAGTTTCCTGTTCTCCGATTCTTTAAAGTATCCATACGATTCAACTCTTACCGATTCGGCGGCATTAACCCTCCTTAAAGTCGATATGCAAAGTCTTTACCTGAAACTGAAGCGGGAAGGGGAGCAGATTAACGAGCAAAAGAAGACGGTGCACAAATACCAGATTGAGATTTATAAAAAATACTCCATACCGGCGGCGTCATTTGCCTTTATCTTGATAGGCGCGCCCCTGGGAATTCTGTCGCGCAGAGGGGGGATGGGAGTCGCCGTGACCATTTCGCTTCTGCTTTTCACCGTCTATTGGGCATTTTTGATCGGGGGGGAAGACCTCTCTGACCGGGGCTATATTTCACCGTTCTGGGCGATGTGGTCAGCCAATATCCTGGTGGGGGGAATTGGTCTCTATCTTCTGATAAAAGTCATTACCGAGCGTCCCTTATTCGCTTTTTTCCGGAGATGA
- a CDS encoding HD domain-containing protein, producing MIKDFVLNDTVTAYLSIRKAELKEYSGNNFMTFEFGDASGRIAGVWWEPELPALEELKEGEVVKIKGVVGDYRGKPQLKVVKIRLAKSEEYDLAQILPRSRFSEEELRGKVLALSERVEKGHLRKLLDSFWNDEPFFKAYLTAAAGKLWHHAHIGGLAEHSVNVAELCLDISLRYPRLDKDLLICGGLFHDMGKISQYKITSFIDYSDEGRLIGHICWADHIVARRAEQIESFPPNLLMRLRHMILSHQGLLEYASPVVPQIPEAFILFYADEIDSKMGAIERIREKSDTGWSEYVKLLDRFIYFGE from the coding sequence ATGATAAAAGATTTTGTTCTCAATGATACCGTCACCGCCTATCTCAGCATCCGTAAGGCGGAGTTGAAGGAATATTCCGGGAATAACTTTATGACCTTTGAGTTTGGCGATGCCTCGGGACGAATCGCGGGTGTCTGGTGGGAACCGGAACTTCCGGCGCTGGAAGAGCTGAAAGAGGGGGAAGTGGTCAAAATCAAAGGGGTCGTCGGCGACTATCGGGGTAAACCGCAGCTGAAAGTGGTCAAAATCCGGTTGGCAAAGAGCGAGGAATATGATTTGGCGCAGATACTCCCCCGCTCCCGATTTTCCGAAGAGGAACTGCGGGGGAAAGTTCTCGCTCTCAGCGAAAGGGTGGAGAAGGGGCATCTGCGCAAGTTGCTCGACAGTTTTTGGAATGATGAGCCGTTTTTTAAAGCCTATCTGACCGCCGCAGCCGGCAAACTCTGGCATCATGCCCATATCGGCGGTCTTGCCGAGCATTCTGTCAATGTCGCCGAACTCTGCCTCGATATCTCCCTGCGCTATCCCCGCCTTGATAAAGACCTGCTCATCTGCGGCGGGTTGTTTCACGATATGGGGAAAATATCGCAGTACAAGATTACGTCATTTATTGACTATTCCGATGAAGGGCGATTGATAGGACATATCTGCTGGGCGGACCATATAGTGGCGCGGCGCGCCGAGCAGATAGAGTCCTTTCCGCCCAACCTGCTGATGCGCCTGCGCCATATGATTCTTTCACATCAGGGGTTGCTTGAATATGCCTCACCGGTGGTGCCGCAGATTCCGGAAGCCTTCATCCTGTTTTACGCCGACGAAATCGATTCCAAGATGGGCGCGATTGAGCGTATCCGCGAAAAGAGCGACACCGGCTGGTCGGAATATGTGAAACTCCTTGACCGTTTCATCTACTTTGGCGAATGA
- a CDS encoding bifunctional phosphoglucose/phosphomannose isomerase produces the protein MEALNDVRKMKELDPQGMYDKIYRFPEQIEQAMQIGKAIKIDKKKFAGIRNLIVAGMGGSAIGGDLVRSYVQGSFKIPFYICRHYRLPAFVSNKSLVVISSYSGNTEETLSAMSEAMKKKAKIACITSGGKVAEIARKKKYPLVELPKGYPPRSALGYSFVPLLFLLAKLGLTGKVDSDIEELAMGLKAYRDRYAAEVDIDKNPAKALALKLHNRIPVIYSGPELTDAVGTRWKGQICENAKCLAFNNQFAEFNHNELVGWNVIEPYREKLIVVYLRDNDDHDRIKRRMEIVRLIIEKTEVEVVDIFSHGDFTLGRLFSLIQLGDFMSFYLAVLNNVDPTPVKVIDFLKAELEK, from the coding sequence ATGGAAGCGCTTAATGATGTCCGAAAAATGAAGGAACTTGACCCCCAGGGGATGTATGATAAAATTTATCGCTTCCCGGAGCAGATTGAGCAGGCGATGCAAATCGGGAAGGCAATAAAGATTGATAAGAAGAAATTCGCAGGTATCAGGAATCTGATTGTCGCGGGAATGGGCGGCTCCGCTATTGGGGGTGACCTGGTCCGCTCTTACGTACAGGGGTCATTCAAGATTCCCTTTTATATCTGCCGGCATTATCGTCTCCCTGCTTTCGTCAGCAATAAGTCGCTGGTGGTGATTTCGTCGTACTCCGGAAATACCGAAGAGACTCTATCGGCGATGAGTGAAGCGATGAAAAAGAAAGCCAAAATCGCCTGTATCACCTCCGGGGGAAAAGTGGCGGAGATAGCCCGCAAGAAAAAGTACCCGCTGGTGGAACTGCCGAAAGGATACCCGCCCCGCTCGGCGCTGGGCTACTCATTTGTGCCGCTGCTTTTTCTTCTGGCGAAATTGGGCCTTACGGGTAAAGTTGACAGCGACATCGAGGAACTGGCGATGGGGCTGAAGGCGTATCGCGACCGTTACGCCGCCGAAGTAGATATCGACAAGAACCCGGCCAAGGCGCTGGCATTGAAACTGCATAATCGCATCCCTGTCATCTATTCGGGACCGGAGTTGACCGATGCTGTCGGCACCCGCTGGAAAGGGCAAATCTGCGAAAACGCCAAATGTCTCGCTTTTAATAACCAGTTCGCGGAGTTTAACCACAATGAACTGGTCGGATGGAATGTCATTGAGCCGTACCGGGAAAAACTGATAGTTGTCTATCTTCGAGACAATGACGACCATGACCGGATAAAGCGCCGGATGGAAATTGTCCGTCTGATAATCGAAAAAACCGAGGTTGAGGTAGTCGATATATTTTCACACGGCGATTTCACGCTGGGAAGGCTTTTCTCGCTGATTCAGCTGGGGGATTTTATGTCTTTCTATCTGGCCGTCTTGAACAATGTTGACCCGACACCGGTGAAGGTGATTGACTTTCTGAAGGCGGAATTAGAGAAGTAG